A DNA window from Vigna unguiculata cultivar IT97K-499-35 chromosome 10, ASM411807v1, whole genome shotgun sequence contains the following coding sequences:
- the LOC114167138 gene encoding protein TSS isoform X2, with protein MPPRSGKGKSNKAKAEKKKKEEKAAAAPSLVDINVVTPYDTQILLKGISTDKILDVRKLLAVKVETCHFTNYSLSHEGKGHKLNDRVEIVTLKPCLLRMVEEDYTEEAQAVAHVRRVLDIVACTTRFGRPKRSLPSPESRPKKNGKAQHQNKTSLSPPETPNGESRVGSPSSEAPPSAISDNVGMKAIHPTPKLSDFYEFFSLSHLSPPILQLKRCEVKDEDDRRKGDYFQLQVKICNGKVIEVVVSEKGFYTVGKQSLHSHTLVDLLQQLSRAFANAYESLMKAFLERNKFGNLPYGFRANTWLVPPSVAESPSSFPSLPAEDENWGGNGGGQGRNGEFDLRPWATDFAILASLPCKTEEERVVRDRKAFLLHNQFVDTSIFKAVAAIQHIMESNKNMKNELNSSPGAVLHEDQMGDLSITVKRDIQDGNKKHDSLQVESIVQKEDVQKNLIKGLTADESVIVHDTSSLTVVVVHHCGYTATVKVVGNVNMRKPKVRDIEIDDQPDGGANALNINSLRLLLHKSGSDSLEVNVSSPSISDDEDATKSLVRKVIQEGIEKIKEEPSVSERSIRWELGSCWMQHLQKQETSTDNSSKNKEDGNDVEQAVKGLGKQFKFLKKREKKSNNVDGADSIEQNDSRPGDVNDNADKVEPNSDDLSNSNELEKLLSKETFLRLKESGTGLHTKSVDELISMAHKFYDEVALPKLAMDFGSLELSPVDGRTLTDFMHLRGLKMRSLGQVVKLAENLPHIQSLCIHEMITRAFKHQLKAVIASVDNVADLSAAIASTLNFLLGGSRTEDNDQSLNDDHNLKIQWLRTFLSKRFGWTLNDEFQHLRKLSILRGLCHKVGLELFPRDYDMESSKPFGKNDIISLVPVCKHVGCSSIDGRNLLEASKIALDKGKLEDAVNYGTKALAKMMVVCGPYHRNTASAYSLLAVVLYHTGDFNQATIYQQKALDINERELGLDHPDTMKSYGDLSVFYYRLQHIELALKYVNRALFLLHFTCGLSHPNTAATYINVAMMEEGMGNVHVALRYLHEALKCNKRLLGADHIQTAASYHAIAIALSLMDAFSLSVQHEQTTLKILQAKLGSEDLRTQDAAAWLEYFESKAIEQQEAAKNGTPKPDASIASKGHLSVSDLLDFISPDPKRNDAQRKQRRAKLLPASDNSQEPEDAVAEESIVFYDSRDAPSMVEENIEETNDTRDSQIPKENGDFTSYRPVTSEVVYEASSDEGWQEANSKGRSGNAANRKFGHKKRPLLSKLSINGSNNYIYRESSSRNEITSPPQRGVPRAISDMSSPSRQPKARNIALTEDSVNYPTKNSVSKISSPASLSSLASKSISYKEVALAPPGTVLKPLLEKAEMEKINAEDETCSSLPVTSTNEGTCRSSIVNAVSEHDETEETQEIEPQQENSALEAEKVSLASSDQEKPTETNGSKLSAAAKPFNPGMLSMSHHLNSGSFTSVYDTDVSQGMHVEPVFPPAVARVPCGPRSPLYYRTNYTFRMKHGFSKSQTPTGERTGFGSPRIMNPHAPEFVPRSASQIETNDSNSNVSDDMAEKNENFAEIKASPTKNSISESEKSEIARQILLSFLVKSVKENIDSVDESNNSEGKVGKFENCDDEVAKDSAVINIMYGNEEKSKAVPHSSDSDEQETLGVSEKKNGDEGFIVVSKRRKNRQKITNGVTELYNQQSICASVR; from the exons AGGATTACACAGAGGAGGCCCAAGCAGTTGCGCACGTGCGGAGGGTCTTGGATATTGTGGCATGCACAACAAGGTTCGGTAGGCCCAAAAGGAGTTTACCAAGCCCAGAATCGAGGCCCAAGAAAAACGGGAAGGCCCAACACCAGAACAAGACGAGTTTGAGCCCACCTGAAACACCGAATGGGGAATCCCGGGTCGGGTCACCATCGTCGGAGGCGCCACCGTCGGCGATCTCCGACAATGTGGGGATGAAGGCCATTCACCCGACGCCGAAGCTCTCAGATTTCTACGAGTTCTTCTCCTTGTCTCACCTCTCTCCCCCCATTTTAC AATTGAAGAGATGTGAAGTGAAGGATGAAGATGATAGGCGCAAAGGGGATTACTTTCAGCTTCAG GTTAAAATATGCAATGGGAAGGTAATAGAAGTAGTTGTTTCAGAGAAAGGGTTTTACACTGTGGGGAAGCAGTCTCTGCACAGCCACACCTTGGTTGATCTTCTGCAACAGCTCAGCCGAGCCTTTGCTAAT GCATATGAATCGTTGATGAAAGCCTTTTTGGAACGTAATAAG TTTGGAAATCTTCCATATGGATTCCGAGCAAATACATGGCTTGTCCCTCCATCTGTAGCCGAGTCTCCTTCAAGCTTTCCTTCATTACCCGCGGAGGATGAAAACTGGGGTGGTAATGGTGGTGGCCAAGGAAGAAATGGCGAATTCGATCTTAGACCGTGGGCAACGGATTTTGCAATATTGGCTTCTCTTCCTTGCAAAACTGAGGAGGAGAGAGTAGTCAGGGATAGAAAAGCATTTCTTCTTCACAATCAATTTGTTGATACCTCAATATTTAAGGCTGTTGCAGCTATCCAGCACATCATGGAATCCAACAAAAacatgaagaatgaattgaatTCTTCTCCGGGTGCTGTTCTGCATGAAGATCAAATGGGAGACTTGTCCATTACAGTCAAACGTGACATCCAGGATGGAAATAAAAAGCATGATTCTTTGCAAGTTGAATCCATCGTGCAAAAGGAGGATGTTCAGAAGAATTTAATCAAAGGATTGACAGCTGATGAAAGTGTAATTGTTCAT GATACTTCTTCCTTGACTGTCGTTGTTGTACACCACTGTGGATATACTGCAACAGTAAAGGTTGTGGGTAATGTGAACATGAGGAAGCCCAAAGTTCGAGACATTGAGATAGACGATCAGCCAGATGGTGGGGCAAATGCTCTCAACATCAACAG TTTGAGGCTACTGCTTCACAAGTCTGGATCTGATTCATTAGAAGTGAATGTATCATCCCCATCAATTTCGGATGACGAAGATGCTACTAAAAGCCTTGTTCGAAAGGTTATTCAAGAAGGCATAGAGAAAATAAAGGAGGAGCCAAGTGTTTCAGAAAGGTCTATTAGATGGGAACTTGGTTCCTGTTGGATGCAGCATTTGCAAAAACAGGAAACTTCAACTGATAACAGTTCCAAAAACAAAGAAGATGGAAATGACGTTGAGCAAGCTGTTAAAGGTCTTGGaaagcaatttaaatttttgaagaaaagagagaagaaatcAAATAATGTAGACGGTGCAGATTCTATAGAGCAAAATGATTCTAGACCCGGAGATGTGAATGACAATGCTGATAAAGTTGAGCCGAACAGTGATGACTTGAGTAACTCAAATGAATTAGAGAAACTACTTTCTAAAGAAACATTTTTGCGACTCAAAGAATCTGGAACTGGTCTTCACACGAAG TCAGTGGATGAGCTAATCAGCATGGCACACAAGTTTTATGATGAAGTTGCCTTGCCAAAGCTG gCTATGGACTTTGGATCACTTGAACTTTCTCCTGTGGATGGGCGAACACTGACTGACTTTATGCATTTAAGAGGCTTAAAGATGCGATCTTTGGGTCAAGTG GTTAAACTTGCTGAGAATCTTCCTCACATACAATCCCTTTGTATTCATGAGATGATTACTCGAGCTTTCAAGCACCAACTTAAAGCAGTTATTGCCTCTGTTGACAATGTAGCTGATCTATCTGCAGCCATTGCATCAACACTAAATTTCTTACTTGGTGGGAGTCGAACAGAAGATAATGATCAAAGTTTGAATGATGATCATAATCTCAAAATTCAATGGCTTCGAACGTTTTTGTCCAAAAGATTTGGGTGGACACTGAATGATGAATTTCAACATTTGAGGAAGCTGTCAATTCTCAGAGGGCTATGTCACAAG gTTGGATTGGAATTATTCCCCAGAGATTATGACATGGAGTCTAGTAAGCCCTTTGGGAAAAATGATATTATCAGCTTGGTTCCTGTTTGCAAG CATGTAGGGTGCTCCTCAATTGATGGACGCAATTTGTTGGAGGCTTCAAAAATTGCTCTTGATAAAGGAAAGCTTGAGGATGCTGTAAATTATGGAACAAAG GCATTGGCTAAAATGATGGTTGTTTGTGGACCCTATCATCGAAATACTGCAAGTGCATATAGTCTTCTAGCTGTGGTTCTCTACCACACAGGAGATTTTAACCAG gCCACCATTTATCAGCAAAAGGCCTTGGATATAAATGAGAGGGAGCTTGGTCTTGACCACCCTGACACTATGAAAAGCTACGGGGATCTTTCTGTTTTCTATTATCGTTTGCAACACATTGAGCTGGCTCTGAA GTATGTTAATCGTGCTCTATTCCTTCTTCACTTTACATGTGGGCTGTCTCATCCAAACACAGCTGCAACATATATAAATGTGGCTATGATGGAAGAGGGCATGGGAAATGTTCATGTGGCACTGAGATACTTGCATGAAGCTCTTAAATGCAACAAAAGATTGTTAGGAGCAGATCATATACag ACTGCTGCTAGCTACCACGCCATAGCTATAGCTCTTTCATTGATGGATGCATTTTCTCTGAGTGTGCAACATGAGCAAACTACACTAAAGATACTTCAAGCAAAGCTTGGATCAGAAGACCTTCGTACACAG GATGCTGCGGCATGGCTTGAGTATTTTGAATCAAAAGCCATAGAGCAGCAGGAAGCAGCTAAAAATGGAACTCCAAAGCCTGATGCATCCATTGCAAGTAAAGGTCACCTTAG TGTGTCAGATCTCTTGGATTTTATCAGTCCTGATCCGAAAAGAAATGATGCACAGAGAAAACAGAGGCGTGCAAAG TTGCTCCCAGCAAGTGATAACAGTCAAGAACCTGAAGATGCAGTAGCTGAGGAGAGCATTGTTTTTTATGACTCAAGAGATGCTCCAAGCATGGTAGAAGAGAATATAGAAGAAACCAATGACACACGTGATTCTcaaataccaaaagaaaatggTGATTTCACAAGTTACAGGCCAGTGACAAGTGAAGTTGTTTATGAGGCATCCTCAGATGAGGGTTGGCAAGAAGCAAATTCAAAAGGGCGATCAGGAAATGCTGCTAACCGCAAGTTCGGCCACAAAAAGCGACCTCTTCTATCAAAGCTCAGCATCAATGGTTCTAATAATTACATTTACAGGGAAAGCAGTTCTAGGAATGAGATTACTTCACCACCACAAAGAGGAGTTCCTAGAGCAATTTCAGACATGTCATCTCCGTCTAGACAACCAAAAGCTCGAAACATCGCTTTGACCGAGGATTCTGTTAATTATCCAACAAAAAATTCTGTGTCAAAAATTTCATCTCCAGCATCTCTAAGTTCCTTGGCTTCAAAGTCTATATCTTACAAAGAAGTAGCTCTGGCTCCACCAGGTACAGTTTTAAAGCCACTGTTGGAAAAGGCTGAGATGGAGAAGATTAATGCTGAAGATGAGACATGCAGCAGTCTACCTGTGACATCAACCAACGAAGGTACGTGCCGAAGTTCCATAGTTAATGCAGTTTCTGAGCATGATGAAACAGAGGAAACTCAAGAAATTGAACCTCAACAAGAAAATTCTGCATTGGAAGCTGAGAAGGTTTCCCTTGCTTCTTCTGATCAGGAAAAACCTACAGAAACAAATGGCAGTAAGCTTTCAGCTGCGGCCAAACCTTTCAATCCAGGAATGTTGTCCATGTCTCACCATTTAAATTCAGGTTCCTTCACTAGCGTGTATGATACAGATGTTAGTCAAGGCATGCATGTGGAGCCAGTGTTTCCCCCTGCTGTTGCCAGGGTCCCTTGTGGACCTAGATCACCTCTATATTACAGAACCAACTATACTTTCCGCATGAAACATGGTTTTAGTAAAAGCCAAACACCTACCGGAGAAAGAACCGGATTTGGATCTCCAAGAATAATGAATCCTCATGCGCCTGAGTTTGTTCCCAGAAGTGCTTCTCAGATAGAAACCAATGATTCTAATTCAAATGTTTCTGATGACATGgcagaaaaaaatgaaaattttgctGAAATCAAGGCAAGTCCCACAaaaaacagtatttctgaatcCGAGAAGTCCGAGATAGCAAGGCAGATATTGCTCAGTTTTTTAGTGAAATCTGTCAAGGAAAATATTGATTCTGTGGATGAATCTAACAACAGTGAAGGAAAAGTTGGGAAGTTTGAAAATTGTGATGATGAAGTAGCTAAAGACAGTGCTGTCATAAACATTATGTatggaaatgaagaaaagagtAAGGCAGTGCCTCATTCCAGTGATAGTGATGAGCAAGAGACATTAGGTGTTAGTGAAAAAAAGAATGGTGATGAAGGGTTCATAGTTGTCTCAAAGAGGAGGAAAAACAGGCAGAAGATCACAAATGGAGTCACAGAATTGTACAACCAACAGTCCATTTGTGCATCAGTTCGTTAA
- the LOC114167138 gene encoding protein TSS isoform X3: MPPRSGKGKSNKAKAEKKKKEEKAAAPSLVDINVVTPYDTQILLKGISTDKILDVRKLLAVKVETCHFTNYSLSHEGKGHKLNDRVEIVTLKPCLLRMVEEDYTEEAQAVAHVRRVLDIVACTTRFGRPKRSLPSPESRPKKNGKAQHQNKTSLSPPETPNGESRVGSPSSEAPPSAISDNVGMKAIHPTPKLSDFYEFFSLSHLSPPILQLKRCEVKDEDDRRKGDYFQLQVKICNGKVIEVVVSEKGFYTVGKQSLHSHTLVDLLQQLSRAFANAYESLMKAFLERNKFGNLPYGFRANTWLVPPSVAESPSSFPSLPAEDENWGGNGGGQGRNGEFDLRPWATDFAILASLPCKTEEERVVRDRKAFLLHNQFVDTSIFKAVAAIQHIMESNKNMKNELNSSPGAVLHEDQMGDLSITVKRDIQDGNKKHDSLQVESIVQKEDVQKNLIKGLTADESVIVHDTSSLTVVVVHHCGYTATVKVVGNVNMRKPKVRDIEIDDQPDGGANALNINSLRLLLHKSGSDSLEVNVSSPSISDDEDATKSLVRKVIQEGIEKIKEEPSVSERSIRWELGSCWMQHLQKQETSTDNSSKNKEDGNDVEQAVKGLGKQFKFLKKREKKSNNVDGADSIEQNDSRPGDVNDNADKVEPNSDDLSNSNELEKLLSKETFLRLKESGTGLHTKSVDELISMAHKFYDEVALPKLAMDFGSLELSPVDGRTLTDFMHLRGLKMRSLGQVVKLAENLPHIQSLCIHEMITRAFKHQLKAVIASVDNVADLSAAIASTLNFLLGGSRTEDNDQSLNDDHNLKIQWLRTFLSKRFGWTLNDEFQHLRKLSILRGLCHKVGLELFPRDYDMESSKPFGKNDIISLVPVCKHVGCSSIDGRNLLEASKIALDKGKLEDAVNYGTKALAKMMVVCGPYHRNTASAYSLLAVVLYHTGDFNQATIYQQKALDINERELGLDHPDTMKSYGDLSVFYYRLQHIELALKYVNRALFLLHFTCGLSHPNTAATYINVAMMEEGMGNVHVALRYLHEALKCNKRLLGADHIQTAASYHAIAIALSLMDAFSLSVQHEQTTLKILQAKLGSEDLRTQDAAAWLEYFESKAIEQQEAAKNGTPKPDASIASKGHLSVSDLLDFISPDPKRNDAQRKQRRAKLLPASDNSQEPEDAVAEESIVFYDSRDAPSMVEENIEETNDTRDSQIPKENGDFTSYRPVTSEVVYEASSDEGWQEANSKGRSGNAANRKFGHKKRPLLSKLSINGSNNYIYRESSSRNEITSPPQRGVPRAISDMSSPSRQPKARNIALTEDSVNYPTKNSVSKISSPASLSSLASKSISYKEVALAPPGTVLKPLLEKAEMEKINAEDETCSSLPVTSTNEGTCRSSIVNAVSEHDETEETQEIEPQQENSALEAEKVSLASSDQEKPTETNGSKLSAAAKPFNPGMLSMSHHLNSGSFTSVYDTDVSQGMHVEPVFPPAVARVPCGPRSPLYYRTNYTFRMKHGFSKSQTPTGERTGFGSPRIMNPHAPEFVPRSASQIETNDSNSNVSDDMAEKNENFAEIKASPTKNSISESEKSEIARQILLSFLVKSVKENIDSVDESNNSEGKVGKFENCDDEVAKDSAVINIMYGNEEKSKAVPHSSDSDEQETLGVSEKKNGDEGFIVVSKRRKNRQKITNGVTELYNQQSICASVR; encoded by the exons AGGATTACACAGAGGAGGCCCAAGCAGTTGCGCACGTGCGGAGGGTCTTGGATATTGTGGCATGCACAACAAGGTTCGGTAGGCCCAAAAGGAGTTTACCAAGCCCAGAATCGAGGCCCAAGAAAAACGGGAAGGCCCAACACCAGAACAAGACGAGTTTGAGCCCACCTGAAACACCGAATGGGGAATCCCGGGTCGGGTCACCATCGTCGGAGGCGCCACCGTCGGCGATCTCCGACAATGTGGGGATGAAGGCCATTCACCCGACGCCGAAGCTCTCAGATTTCTACGAGTTCTTCTCCTTGTCTCACCTCTCTCCCCCCATTTTAC AATTGAAGAGATGTGAAGTGAAGGATGAAGATGATAGGCGCAAAGGGGATTACTTTCAGCTTCAG GTTAAAATATGCAATGGGAAGGTAATAGAAGTAGTTGTTTCAGAGAAAGGGTTTTACACTGTGGGGAAGCAGTCTCTGCACAGCCACACCTTGGTTGATCTTCTGCAACAGCTCAGCCGAGCCTTTGCTAAT GCATATGAATCGTTGATGAAAGCCTTTTTGGAACGTAATAAG TTTGGAAATCTTCCATATGGATTCCGAGCAAATACATGGCTTGTCCCTCCATCTGTAGCCGAGTCTCCTTCAAGCTTTCCTTCATTACCCGCGGAGGATGAAAACTGGGGTGGTAATGGTGGTGGCCAAGGAAGAAATGGCGAATTCGATCTTAGACCGTGGGCAACGGATTTTGCAATATTGGCTTCTCTTCCTTGCAAAACTGAGGAGGAGAGAGTAGTCAGGGATAGAAAAGCATTTCTTCTTCACAATCAATTTGTTGATACCTCAATATTTAAGGCTGTTGCAGCTATCCAGCACATCATGGAATCCAACAAAAacatgaagaatgaattgaatTCTTCTCCGGGTGCTGTTCTGCATGAAGATCAAATGGGAGACTTGTCCATTACAGTCAAACGTGACATCCAGGATGGAAATAAAAAGCATGATTCTTTGCAAGTTGAATCCATCGTGCAAAAGGAGGATGTTCAGAAGAATTTAATCAAAGGATTGACAGCTGATGAAAGTGTAATTGTTCAT GATACTTCTTCCTTGACTGTCGTTGTTGTACACCACTGTGGATATACTGCAACAGTAAAGGTTGTGGGTAATGTGAACATGAGGAAGCCCAAAGTTCGAGACATTGAGATAGACGATCAGCCAGATGGTGGGGCAAATGCTCTCAACATCAACAG TTTGAGGCTACTGCTTCACAAGTCTGGATCTGATTCATTAGAAGTGAATGTATCATCCCCATCAATTTCGGATGACGAAGATGCTACTAAAAGCCTTGTTCGAAAGGTTATTCAAGAAGGCATAGAGAAAATAAAGGAGGAGCCAAGTGTTTCAGAAAGGTCTATTAGATGGGAACTTGGTTCCTGTTGGATGCAGCATTTGCAAAAACAGGAAACTTCAACTGATAACAGTTCCAAAAACAAAGAAGATGGAAATGACGTTGAGCAAGCTGTTAAAGGTCTTGGaaagcaatttaaatttttgaagaaaagagagaagaaatcAAATAATGTAGACGGTGCAGATTCTATAGAGCAAAATGATTCTAGACCCGGAGATGTGAATGACAATGCTGATAAAGTTGAGCCGAACAGTGATGACTTGAGTAACTCAAATGAATTAGAGAAACTACTTTCTAAAGAAACATTTTTGCGACTCAAAGAATCTGGAACTGGTCTTCACACGAAG TCAGTGGATGAGCTAATCAGCATGGCACACAAGTTTTATGATGAAGTTGCCTTGCCAAAGCTG gCTATGGACTTTGGATCACTTGAACTTTCTCCTGTGGATGGGCGAACACTGACTGACTTTATGCATTTAAGAGGCTTAAAGATGCGATCTTTGGGTCAAGTG GTTAAACTTGCTGAGAATCTTCCTCACATACAATCCCTTTGTATTCATGAGATGATTACTCGAGCTTTCAAGCACCAACTTAAAGCAGTTATTGCCTCTGTTGACAATGTAGCTGATCTATCTGCAGCCATTGCATCAACACTAAATTTCTTACTTGGTGGGAGTCGAACAGAAGATAATGATCAAAGTTTGAATGATGATCATAATCTCAAAATTCAATGGCTTCGAACGTTTTTGTCCAAAAGATTTGGGTGGACACTGAATGATGAATTTCAACATTTGAGGAAGCTGTCAATTCTCAGAGGGCTATGTCACAAG gTTGGATTGGAATTATTCCCCAGAGATTATGACATGGAGTCTAGTAAGCCCTTTGGGAAAAATGATATTATCAGCTTGGTTCCTGTTTGCAAG CATGTAGGGTGCTCCTCAATTGATGGACGCAATTTGTTGGAGGCTTCAAAAATTGCTCTTGATAAAGGAAAGCTTGAGGATGCTGTAAATTATGGAACAAAG GCATTGGCTAAAATGATGGTTGTTTGTGGACCCTATCATCGAAATACTGCAAGTGCATATAGTCTTCTAGCTGTGGTTCTCTACCACACAGGAGATTTTAACCAG gCCACCATTTATCAGCAAAAGGCCTTGGATATAAATGAGAGGGAGCTTGGTCTTGACCACCCTGACACTATGAAAAGCTACGGGGATCTTTCTGTTTTCTATTATCGTTTGCAACACATTGAGCTGGCTCTGAA GTATGTTAATCGTGCTCTATTCCTTCTTCACTTTACATGTGGGCTGTCTCATCCAAACACAGCTGCAACATATATAAATGTGGCTATGATGGAAGAGGGCATGGGAAATGTTCATGTGGCACTGAGATACTTGCATGAAGCTCTTAAATGCAACAAAAGATTGTTAGGAGCAGATCATATACag ACTGCTGCTAGCTACCACGCCATAGCTATAGCTCTTTCATTGATGGATGCATTTTCTCTGAGTGTGCAACATGAGCAAACTACACTAAAGATACTTCAAGCAAAGCTTGGATCAGAAGACCTTCGTACACAG GATGCTGCGGCATGGCTTGAGTATTTTGAATCAAAAGCCATAGAGCAGCAGGAAGCAGCTAAAAATGGAACTCCAAAGCCTGATGCATCCATTGCAAGTAAAGGTCACCTTAG TGTGTCAGATCTCTTGGATTTTATCAGTCCTGATCCGAAAAGAAATGATGCACAGAGAAAACAGAGGCGTGCAAAG TTGCTCCCAGCAAGTGATAACAGTCAAGAACCTGAAGATGCAGTAGCTGAGGAGAGCATTGTTTTTTATGACTCAAGAGATGCTCCAAGCATGGTAGAAGAGAATATAGAAGAAACCAATGACACACGTGATTCTcaaataccaaaagaaaatggTGATTTCACAAGTTACAGGCCAGTGACAAGTGAAGTTGTTTATGAGGCATCCTCAGATGAGGGTTGGCAAGAAGCAAATTCAAAAGGGCGATCAGGAAATGCTGCTAACCGCAAGTTCGGCCACAAAAAGCGACCTCTTCTATCAAAGCTCAGCATCAATGGTTCTAATAATTACATTTACAGGGAAAGCAGTTCTAGGAATGAGATTACTTCACCACCACAAAGAGGAGTTCCTAGAGCAATTTCAGACATGTCATCTCCGTCTAGACAACCAAAAGCTCGAAACATCGCTTTGACCGAGGATTCTGTTAATTATCCAACAAAAAATTCTGTGTCAAAAATTTCATCTCCAGCATCTCTAAGTTCCTTGGCTTCAAAGTCTATATCTTACAAAGAAGTAGCTCTGGCTCCACCAGGTACAGTTTTAAAGCCACTGTTGGAAAAGGCTGAGATGGAGAAGATTAATGCTGAAGATGAGACATGCAGCAGTCTACCTGTGACATCAACCAACGAAGGTACGTGCCGAAGTTCCATAGTTAATGCAGTTTCTGAGCATGATGAAACAGAGGAAACTCAAGAAATTGAACCTCAACAAGAAAATTCTGCATTGGAAGCTGAGAAGGTTTCCCTTGCTTCTTCTGATCAGGAAAAACCTACAGAAACAAATGGCAGTAAGCTTTCAGCTGCGGCCAAACCTTTCAATCCAGGAATGTTGTCCATGTCTCACCATTTAAATTCAGGTTCCTTCACTAGCGTGTATGATACAGATGTTAGTCAAGGCATGCATGTGGAGCCAGTGTTTCCCCCTGCTGTTGCCAGGGTCCCTTGTGGACCTAGATCACCTCTATATTACAGAACCAACTATACTTTCCGCATGAAACATGGTTTTAGTAAAAGCCAAACACCTACCGGAGAAAGAACCGGATTTGGATCTCCAAGAATAATGAATCCTCATGCGCCTGAGTTTGTTCCCAGAAGTGCTTCTCAGATAGAAACCAATGATTCTAATTCAAATGTTTCTGATGACATGgcagaaaaaaatgaaaattttgctGAAATCAAGGCAAGTCCCACAaaaaacagtatttctgaatcCGAGAAGTCCGAGATAGCAAGGCAGATATTGCTCAGTTTTTTAGTGAAATCTGTCAAGGAAAATATTGATTCTGTGGATGAATCTAACAACAGTGAAGGAAAAGTTGGGAAGTTTGAAAATTGTGATGATGAAGTAGCTAAAGACAGTGCTGTCATAAACATTATGTatggaaatgaagaaaagagtAAGGCAGTGCCTCATTCCAGTGATAGTGATGAGCAAGAGACATTAGGTGTTAGTGAAAAAAAGAATGGTGATGAAGGGTTCATAGTTGTCTCAAAGAGGAGGAAAAACAGGCAGAAGATCACAAATGGAGTCACAGAATTGTACAACCAACAGTCCATTTGTGCATCAGTTCGTTAA